TGTTAACTTGGCCTGCCTAGGGTCCGTGTACTGGGGTCGGATCAGGCCCGCCAGAGCCTGGATGGGTAGGTTATGCACAGCAGGGGGTGTGACAGCCGAGTCCGATGAAACCGGGGCTGGGCTCGCTTGCTGAGAAGGATCAGAGGCTGAGTCTGCGCTTTTTGTCTCGTCCAAAGAGGCGCGGCGTTGACTTGAGGCGATCGGTTGCACTGGAGGAGTGTTGTTCTTAATCGTGTTTTTCAAAATGCCCGCTTTCTTCGGAGGGTCTACCTGATCCTTTTGAACCGTTTGACTCCGGGGGTCGTACAGACTGATACCCCCCAGGATTGTGGTGGGGCTTTCAAGGACGCCCCCAGACGATGCCAGTCGAGGCGCATACGGTGGAAGCTTCTCAGAGATGGAGGATCCAGCACCTGTCTTTTGCAACCTGGGGTCCACAACGGAGGGCTCCTTCTGACCAATTAGCTTGGATTCCAGACTTCCTGTACGCTTGAGTCTGGGGTCTAAATTCTTTTGTTGACGTGGATCTAAGGGTCTGTCCGCTGAAGACCCAGATGGCAGTCGAGTCAGACGCTCCTTCAATCGAGCGGCTGCCAGTCGGGGGTCAGTGGGCGGCGGGCTGGAGGCGGGCGGGTGCTCGGGTAGACTTCTGTTCATCTGAGCATCCGCGATCAGCGGTGGCAGTGGCAAATTAATGGAGTGCTCTTGTTTGGGAACCAGACACGGGATCAGGTCCTCAGGAGCCCAGACTACAGTTTGGGCGAAGGTAGGGCGCTGAAGCAAAATGTCCACCCGGATGTGGCTGAACTGCTTCAGCTGGCACCGAGGGTCCCGCAGCACCACACCTGAACTGGCTTCCAATGGTATGAGGGCGGCTCTGTCTCGGAGTTCTCGCTCCCCTTCCTCGTCTTCGTCTCCAGTGGGCTGTTTTTTGGCAACAGGGTGGTTCTTTGGACGGGAGGAGCTCGACTCCATGGCTCTCTGCTTCCTGGGGTCCCGAGAGAGTCGTGGATCCAAACTTGCGTCACACTGATTCTTCACGTCAGTGGGTCGCTGCCGTGGGTCCGCTTTCACCCGCGGGTCACTTGGCTGAGTTCGCTCCTTAACAAGACGAGGGTCACCCGAGGGTGCTGCAGATACAGGTGTTGTGGTCTTGGACTGCTGCATCTTCAGACATTTTAGGATGGAGGATACACTACTCCCGTCCTCGTCGTCACTCGAGTACCAGTTTGTGTCATCTGGAGAACAACAAGAAATGAGGTCTCCATACTTTTGGGATATAGTTGGACCGGGACAGGAGAATCACCTCTGTTCTTGTCGTCCTGACTGTCCGTCACCTGCGGCTTTGACTCTTGTTGTTGCTGCGTCAGGTGGAGAATGATGGCTTTCTGCACTGCTGGAGGTAAAGACTGCAGCTGGACGTCCACGCCGATCTGCTGCTGGAGGTTCTGGATCAGCGTCATGCCAGGATCTGCTGAAACACCCAAAAGAAAGGTTAGCTTCTACTTTCAAAGAGGACATATTCAGGAAAACTGCTAAAACTTCATCTGTGGGTTTTGGTGTTAGCATGTCACAAATATTTTGTTAAGTACAATCTGTTTTCatctaaacaaaaacaaaaaacataatatgAAGGGACTGTTGAAAAAGCCTAAGATATGTATCGTGATAACAGAATACATCACAATATAATATTTGACATATAAATGATGAACAATTTCAAaacgggttacaaaggctcctaattcgaCTGCTAATGTATGAAataacatattgcatcatttctgGCTGTTATATTCTATCAAAACTATTAATGTACTTGCTGATTTACTGTTATTAACTGGTTACTTTCTATTGTAACAtgtttctatttacacttctgctaaaatgtaTAACCACATACTCTTCTATACTTTAAATTAATTTTGtccgatactacaaatttgggtatcgatctaaTACCAAGTAGTAACAGTGGCAGTTTTACTATTTTCAACATCATTGAACAATTaaatttttgatcacaattagcACCGggcaaaaacacaggatggccgTGTAAGaatatcaattaaatatgtaaatgttttcctactattgataatgttttaaatattttgggTTTTGCCCTTAAcgtcctcctgtgtccagagaCTTAAttcctgagtttttaaacaaTGACcaaaccaaaatattttggatCTCAAAAAATATTGATCTTGCTACTGTAGTATCGagcatatactgatactatacttaGTATCGTTACTGTCAGTATTTGTTTACATAAAAGAGCTCCATGTTAGGTAAGCGGTTTGCATATTCTCCTACAGTGTAGTGTGGCATGTTTGGGTATTCCTCATCCTCCGGTGTTAATGGTAGATGTAAACTTACTTTATTTTCCGCCATTGAGGTGAGAATTGCTCACATAGAAGTGGCTTTGAACattggagggacattagccgctacAAGGTGGGTTGAGGAAGTGTTTGTTCGCTTATCGCTGTCAAATATACAAGACAcagatgtgtcatcaacatgcattatcacgatgtaacgatagtattaaaagctctatcgcTGTCCATATTTATATTGTCTATATCAGTGATTCTTAAACTTTTTTTCACAAGCTCagtaaacacttggctctccaagtaccaccataatgaataaggaccaacattaaaatacagtagtgcagtaggcctaagcattcattaaaaagaaggcaaaggttttatttagCGAGTATATTTAACATTGTTGGCCactataacattacacacagtttgaacagtaccaCTGTgcttaaatatttaattaattggGAGCCTGCGTACCACTACCACTGTTTGAGAATCACTAGTCGATATAACGCAACCCTAGTTAGTATGTGTCTTTATTGTGAGTGATCATCCAAATCAATGACACACACCTTGTTGACCTGTGGGCTGGTTTTGAAGCAAGTTACTAAGGAGTTCTATTGGGTTCTGACCCAGTGACGGTAGAGCCAAGAGGCTTTGTAGCATCTGCAGATCTGGTCCTCCAGGGAAGGGAGGCCCCTGCATGTTCATCTGAGGGTTGTTGACGTTTCCATGGAACACCGGCGGCTGCATTGAGTATCCATGGTGTGGCTGTTCACTCATGGGTCCTCCTACTTGGTACCCCATAGAACCCGGTGACCCTGAGGAAGCATCGGGTCCAGAAGAAGCCATAGCGCcactttgtgtttcatctgaTGCTCCATTGCCTTCATTGGGATCCTGGGAGTAGTTGGACTCACTGAAAATACACAATTAGTTTGAGGCTGGACGCACAGCGCTTCCATCTGCTAGAGATTTGACTTACTTCAAACTGATCATCTGTGCCAAGCCAACTGTAGGTTGAACTTTAATTTCGAAGATGGAGGGGATCTTCTTCCCTGCCTCACAAGAAGCTCCATCTGGACTATTTTGACCAGGCGTGGGAAGCAAGCCCACACCTGGAGGAGGCTTGGGAAGTGGAGCAATGCCTTGTTTTCTCAGGTCCTCCAGCTCCAACTCGTCCTCACGGGCGTTTTCCTCCTCAGTGTTAATGATCTGATAAGTGGAGAAATTCTTACTCAGTATATGTCTATGAATTGGGTTTTCATTAGCCAATACGTTTTGAATTTGTCTCACCCTATCGAGCAACTCTTTGGTGACATCAGTCAGAGCATCATGTGAAAATTTACAGTTGTCCCCTTGATAGCATTTGGCTCCAGTGTGGAAGAACTTGCAAGGATATTCATGTTCAGTCACATATTAAGGAACCTTCCTGAATAAGTGATTAGACAGTCATGCACACGTGGTCACCACTTAAGGATATTGTGCATGTAAATGCAATGGTCTCCTTTACTGCAGTATCCCTGGAGGTAGAACTTGCAAAGTTCCTTCTTCTTATCTGGAATGACAAGCTCGTGCTCAAACTTGCACTGCTCCCCCTAAAGGAGGAATTATTATCATTCATGTCAGAAAGAACATGCAAACATCATACGTAATCAGAATGGCATTCATCGGGGTAGACATGTATATAATGTACCAAGGCTAAACATGGTAATGCTAGTTTTAACCATTCATTCATCATTATGGGGACGGTGTGGTTGGGAAGGGTTccgggttcaatccccagcttctaccaacctagtcacgttcgttgtgtccttgagcaagacacttcacccttgctcctgatgggtcgttgttagcaccttgcatggcagctcctgccattagtgtgtgaatgggtgaatgtggaaatagtgtcaaagcgctatgagtactttgaaggtaaaaaagcgctatacaagtataacccatttagcaGTACCTCCACCAAGTGTTGGTTACCTTATTTATTAGAATCGTCGCATAAAAACTAGACAAACTATTTTAATGAGAGTTTGTAACATTTGTATTTTAGAGAGAATTCACACAGACATGTGAATTTCAATTTTATTGTTGCAGTTGGTTGTTAGATATGGGTACCAATTACGGTACCTTGGAATCAATACCAGTACTCAATGGTATCGTTTTCTATACTCAACTATCAAttgttggtacttttgtgtgcattaataaatattaattggTTTAATAACAGAATTTAATATTTTTACGACCATTTAACATGATAACTAtattgtccagttgttatatctggTTTCCTTACACTTCTGGGTGATGAGTCATTATTTATAGTTTGTCCTAAATGAATTGCCGGAGCCCGGAATTagcctttgccattaagttgattgTAAAAGTCTTGTCTTTAGTTGAGTCCTAAAAAGTTTTTTGACAGTTTTgtaaagtattgtatttattacacccCAGCTCTTTCATTGCAATGTGCATTTAAGTTGTAGTTTTGCTCACCAAATTTGGAAGTGTCTAAATCGCCACATAAAATTGATATTGCTAATCAAGATCAAATATATAGCAAGTTTTACTTTTGAGTGCTTGCTACCAGGCATGCTtcctttgttggcatggaaaattgcaacatatACCTACTGTATTGGCAGTCCGCTATGAATTTGTCTGTTTTGCCTGCCAAGTGCTTCAGCCAGTGACAAGTCTACAACCCAATGCAACGTAATGTACAACAAAAGCTATCGAAATATGGTACTGTGAATCGATATTTGATAAAGTAACCATCCCTAGTTAAAGTCCACTTGGATTGAGGCTGGCTTGGGCCGtagtcaataaatacattttaagaaaCGATACATATAAATTTATGCGATAACTTTGCCAGCAATGATAAATTGGCATGTCTCTGTGTTTGTTTTCTCCATCTCTTGCTTACCAAACAGggtacaagagggttcactctgtgcattAGTCTCAGCACTTGGGCTTGTTTATTTAAAAGTAGGATTAAATGAAAAGAGGTGAAACATCTTGTCAGCCTTCCAAAATCTTTTGTCTCGGTGGGTGTGGAGGCAGGACCGCTAGCTTGCACACACTGGATGCACGGACAGATTACCTCACTACTTGCCAGTGAGAAACACCGCAAAGTGACAACAATTTGGAGGAAAAAAGATGATTGCAAAGCCAAATGTTCATGTGTAGGAATATTTTGGCCTTAAATTAACTGAGCAACATGAAACCATCTCCACTGACAAACGAGCCGGTATAAAAAGTAGTGTTAAAGTATTTAAAAAGACAGGCCGGCAAATTGCCAACCATACCTTAGAGAAAATGTGCCGTCTTCCCTTCCTAAAAGGGCCACAAATGGAAATGAGTGGCAGTAGTTTGGAAAACTTGTgagttttatttagattttttgatatttttttaatgtgtgcGCCTTCACATAGATTGTGCCCTGTCTTTACTTATTTAGTATAATTAAAGGTAATTGACttcaaaattataaaaaataataataataatgactacatttttttttattgcgttTGAAtgggttacttgcattattattattattattattgttaatattacggCCCATTGAAACTgcaatgtttattattattattaatattattactatcCCACTTTGGGTGCATTTTTGAGGCTTTTAGCATACAcgaaaactccccaaattttccACAGATGACCGGTAGGGGTCGGATTTTTAGAAGTTTCAAAACTGTACTGCAAAAATTTGGCTCAATCACTACCTCTTTAAAGTTTAAAAGTTAAGCCCATTGTCCCAGAATCACGCATCAACACGAAAATCGTTAGGGACGTCCTTCATAACAGGAAGCATGTAAAAATCTGAAGAACCCATATATtaaaatgaacaggaagttggccatCTTTGGTTCCGTTGGCCATTTTCCCGCAACacaaaggggtcgtactttaacaaactttGACCACATGAGTCGCGGTTACAATTACTGACACTACACAtaaaggtgatgataaattgtgaACACTTTTTGCTTACTCCAAAAGATGTGAGCTTTGCACGCCACCAAACTTTACTCTGATGGTTTTTTGTAATTTTTCGGTGAAAAAAGGGgccgtactttaacaaactcctctttTGGACTTTGGCCAAATTAGTCGCAATGTGGAAATTGATGGATAGATGGTAGTTTATAGGTGCTGAACATAGCGGTGAGGATGCATTGCGAACAGATTTTGCCTACACCAGAAAATGTGGGTGTGGCCTGGGACCAAACTTGGCTCTGATGGCTTTTGGCTATTTtaaacaaaatgttaaaaaacaaagCTCCACAAACTTAGACCTTGATGCCTACTGGTAGAAATTAAAATGACGACACCTTGAAGTGCCCGATGGGTCAGTACCTGTTCAAATCTATTTGTAGTGGGTGGGGCCTGGAGGGGCCTTCCTTCCATATGCTCTGATCTTTCCACAATTTTTGATGGTATAGTGGGGGTTGCAACTGCATTACTGCAGTGGTGTCAATATCGCTcgcttgtggtggaaaattataacagCCATAACTTCCTTCAACATGCTCCGATTTTCCTGAAATTTTGGATGGCGGGTTGTGGTGTAGGGCACGACATCTGTGGTGCAATTATGGCCCCCTTGTGGTGAAATACTATAACAGTCTTAACTTCCTTACACATGCTCTGATATTCCTGAAGTTTCTAATGGTGGGCCTGGGTGTTGAGTGGGACACAACTGCATTACTACTGTGGCACCtttattgcccccttgtggtgaaaaaaTATAACTGCCATAGCTTTCATCtacatgctccaatcttccttGAAATGTTTATGGTGGTTGGGGTGTTGGGTGGGACATAACGGCATGAGGTGGTGAAAAATTATAACCTACTTACATATGCTCCAATTTTCCGGAAATTTTTGATGGTGGGTCGAAGTGTTGAGTGGGACTTAACCATATTACTACTATGGAACAtttatcgcccccttgtggtgaaaaagTATAACTGTCACAACTTACTTCCATATGCTCCAATCTTCCTACAAAATTGGTGGTGGGTTGGCGTGTTGGGTGGGAAAAAATTGCATAATTACGACAGCGCGTTTATATCACCCCCTAGTAGTGAAAAATGATAACTATGATAACTTCCTTCCACACGCTCCAATCGTCCTGAAATTTTTGTGTGGCTCGGAATTAGGTGGTAGCAACTGTATAACCCCTACAGCGCCTTTACCTAAGCCCCCGAGTGCTTAAAAAGCACATACTCTTAATTTTTCTGACATTTTTTATGGTGGATCAGGGTGTTGGGTGCGACCTAACGTCATGTATGCAGCGCTTTTTTTGCCCCCTTGTGAtcaaaaataactgtcataaccTCTTTACACATGCTCTAATCTTCCTGAAAGTTTTAATGGTGGGTTGGTGACTTGACCGCAAGCGTCATGCGTGCTGGCCGACTCGCGTAATCCCTGCGGTATAAGGGGGACGAGGGCTCGTTCAACACTGCTTGCaggtttaattattattatcattattattattattatcatcatataCTTTGATTATATTAGTGCctaatttggtctcaaaataatgttgacaaaaatattgtttatcaACAATAATTTGTGGGACAATATATTGTCCAGCCAAATGTGTTAACAGCCTAGGCCTAATAAGCCAAATGAATTTGCAGGacttatgttaaaaaaaacgaaataagACAAATTATGGACCACTTGGCTTAGTCAAATGTACTAATGTGAAAAAAACTGTAAAGTGTTTTTTCTCGCTCAATGCGCCGCCACTTTACAAAGTTTTGCCCCAAAAATAAGTTTCAGTGTTGAAAACTCCTTACCGAGCAGGCACaaaacattgatacaacgttgattatacatacatgtcttaACTTTGAAACTCAGACAATGTTGATGTCCAACCTTGGAACCACAttgttggttgagaaatgaccaaatttcaaacgTCAAATGAACATGACAAcctgacaaaaaataaatgttgtcaaaaaggatgtttcaaagttgtatttgtgttgtaaattatcggttggaaaatgaccaaaattgaaTGGTCGACACAAACACTAATTAGACGTAAAAAAGCCTGTTTTaacattatgtttgagttgctcaacattaGGACCTAATTAACAAGTTCTcgacgttgttttaatgtcttgtgcctgctgggtattTTATTTGAGGGTACTTTACCTTGATGCATCGACCCTCCAGGAAATACTTGCAGAtgtatcttccattgtgttcCACCGTGTGCTGACTGATAAACTCCTTGCTCATAACCAGACGCTTCTTCTGAAAACCGGAATTTTTGACCTCCTGTCAAATAAAAGGAACCACGTCATACAGTGTCCCATAATCAATGTAAACATTTGACGAACATACTGGAGGCATGTCTTCCATGTCCTGTTCTCCCCCTCTGCCTCTTCCCCCACGTACCACCCAGGGTTTTCCTCCCTTCATCTTCTTGTTCTTATTGAGCATCCCTCGTCCTCTTCCAGGTCCGCTCCCTCTGCCTCTCCCTCGCTGCCCGACTGAAGAGAAACAAATCCCTTGCCAATTAAAGTGTTTCACATGAAAAAGTGTTCACATTTGAAAAGTGTTTTCTCACATTGTGGTTGTTTCATGCACCTCATGCTCCCCCTCTTCCCTATCTGCTCCCTTCCCAGGCGTCCCCTTCCCAGCCCGGATGAGGAATCTTTAGAATGCGGGTACTCCGACATTTCATCATCGTAATGATCCTCTTCGTCTTCATAGTCATAGTTGTCGTTGCTGTAGTCGCTGTATTTGTCAAAATCACTGCTTTTGTGAGGCGGGGATTTGTGTGAATTGCCACGTGAACCTTTCGCATCCCGTGTATGctgggaaggaaaaaaaaacagtgagaATCACATCCTGTCAGCATCAATAAAAGATATCAGTATCTGCTGGGTAGATGTGAACTCACCAGGTCAGAATCACGTCCAGGTCCATAACTTTGCCTGTTTTTGGGCCTCTCTGGCCGGTCGTAGTCGGAGTCATAGCTGTCACTGGAGCTGCTTGAAGACGAGTGACGCTGAGGGGAGGAAAGATGGAACAAAGTAATTAAAAGTCTTATCCTCACATGTGCTCACATTACAAAGCCATGCAGCTTACTTTCTGTCTGTCCCGCCTCCTCCTTTTGGACCTCCTCTTCTCTTTGGTCTTCTTGTACCGTTTCCTTGAGTGCCTGTAGGCCTTttcatctttttctttttctcgctCTTTCTCTTTTCCCTTCTCTTTGTTTTCATTCACCTCTGCAGCCTCTTTGTTTTCCTCCTCAATCCCAATCCCCTCATCATCTATTTCACCATCTTCCAACTCTCCATCCTCCCTGGAgggacattaaaaaaaagttgagcAATGTCTTTGCATCAATGTTAAGTCTATGGAAATGTTTCAAACTCCTGTTTGAATGCGTATTGAGCAACATCATGCTTCCTGGAGGCAACTTTCCATAGCTGACATCTTAAAACAGCACTCTGGCTTAGAATGAGTGCTTCTGCTGGTTGCAGTCAAGTACTGCACTCTTATTTTGCCTCTATGACTGCACTTCACTTACTAATTGACAAAATGCTAAATGATAAATGATTAAATTAATGGTTATTCTACTCAAAGGGTTGGGAATCTTATCACAATTAACAATTTAATTCGATTCTTGGGTGACacttcgattcagaatcaattcaacacgattctcgcaaTATATTGTTTGTTATATGAATTATAACAAAACCTGGTCAAATCAGGTTACAGGTTAAAAAAGATTCTCTCGGTGTGTACGTGCAGTGAGTAAGCGCGTAGATAgcccaaacaacttttttttattgatttttgactttattatgaattgattattttttttgtagcacTCCTATCCGCTCGtagggatgtgaatcttacaacTCACGATTCGATGCCGATTCTTGGGCTGACAgtccgattcagaatcgatttgtCGATTTAAGCCGACGCTCGCAATATATTAGTTGGTATATAgaaattataataaaaccttttcaaatcaTGTAATGACATATACACGGGGCAAGTGAGCgcagagatggcctaaaaacaactttaaaaatatattttttagtacattttttaataatatgaATCGATTTTAGAAACGTAACATTAAAGAAACGCGATTCAGTATAACTAAATGCCCATCCCTAATTCAAATATTTCCAATTATTGATTTTCCTAAAAACAGATATGTTTAATCGTTTTGCTTCTGGCGCCCCATTCCCCACAATttagtagtccatccatccattttctaccgcttattcccttttttggggtcgcggggggggctggcgcctatcccagctacaatcgggcggaaggcggggtacaccctgaacaagtcgccacctcatcgcagggccaacacagatagacagacaacattcacactcacattcacacactagggcccatttagtgttgccaatcaacctatccccaggtgcatgtctttggaagtgggaggaagccagagtacccggagggaacccacgcattcacggggagaacatgcaaactccacacagaaagatcccgagcctggatttgaacccaggactgcaggaccttcgtattgtgaggcagacgcactaacccctcttccaccgtgaagcccacaatttAGTAGTATACATTATTTTAAAGCCATTGCCAAAAATATGAACATACATATGTGAATATTAGGGGTATTAAAAAAACTTGattctcaaattaatgggaattgttatttgtaacgattcttaatcgataagaaaaatttaaaatcggtttaatatatatatatatatagatatatatatatatatatatatatatatatatatatattggttgtTTTTCATGCCTTATTTGGATTTGATTTAAACAAAACCTGTTTACTTTTAACTAATATAGAAATGTACTAAAgcttgttatttattttatggaggaatgtagttattcAGTAGAACTGGCACCCTATGTTATCAAAAAAGTATTGGTTTTTAATTTGACAATTGTTTTGAAtttagaattgattctgaatcgaatcgttacccgcaagaatcaaatcgaatccaATTGTGTGGTACTCAAAGATTCACAGTTTTAGTGAATATAAATTTGTTAATGCAC
This sequence is a window from Nerophis ophidion isolate RoL-2023_Sa linkage group LG09, RoL_Noph_v1.0, whole genome shotgun sequence. Protein-coding genes within it:
- the LOC133559098 gene encoding zinc finger CCCH domain-containing protein 6 isoform X3, whose translation is MKEEGVCTLSQWRRETPEDGELEDGEIDDEGIGIEEENKEAAEVNENKEKGKEKEREKEKDEKAYRHSRKRYKKTKEKRRSKRRRRDRQKRHSSSSSSSDSYDSDYDRPERPKNRQSYGPGRDSDLHTRDAKGSRGNSHKSPPHKSSDFDKYSDYSNDNYDYEDEEDHYDDEMSEYPHSKDSSSGLGRGRLGREQIGKRGSMRCMKQPQFGQRGRGRGSGPGRGRGMLNKNKKMKGGKPWVVRGGRGRGGEQDMEDMPPEVKNSGFQKKRLVMSKEFISQHTVEHNGRYICKYFLEGRCIKGEQCKFEHELVIPDKKKELCKFYLQGYCSKGDHCIYMHNEYPCKFFHTGAKCYQGDNCKFSHDALTDVTKELLDRIINTEEENAREDELELEDLRKQGIAPLPKPPPGVGLLPTPGQNSPDGASCEAGKKIPSIFEIKVQPTVGLAQMISLNESNYSQDPNEGNGASDETQSGAMASSGPDASSGSPGSMGYQVGGPMSEQPHHGYSMQPPVFHGNVNNPQMNMQGPPFPGGPDLQMLQSLLALPSLGQNPIELLSNLLQNQPTGQQADPGMTLIQNLQQQIGVDVQLQSLPPAVQKAIILHLTQQQQESKPQVTDSQDDKNRDDTNWYSSDDEDGSSVSSILKCLKMQQSKTTTPVSAAPSGDPRLVKERTQPSDPRVKADPRQRPTDVKNQCDASLDPRLSRDPRKQRAMESSSSRPKNHPVAKKQPTGDEDEEGERELRDRAALIPLEASSGVVLRDPRCQLKQFSHIRVDILLQRPTFAQTVVWAPEDLIPCLVPKQEHSINLPLPPLIADAQMNRSLPEHPPASSPPPTDPRLAAARLKERLTRLPSGSSADRPLDPRQQKNLDPRLKRTGSLESKLIGQKEPSVVDPRLQKTGAGSSISEKLPPYAPRLASSGGVLESPTTILGGISLYDPRSQTVQKDQVDPPKKAGILKNTIKNNTPPVQPIASSQRRASLDETKSADSASDPSQQASPAPVSSDSAVTPPAVHNLPIQALAGLIRPQYTDPRQAKLTGLGSAGAQEEAEEKEVRMKEPTQEDKEEVEDRTLKAVFKTFDPTASPFCQ
- the LOC133559098 gene encoding zinc finger CCCH domain-containing protein 6 isoform X1, translated to MASVSLVASLPAPVLDKNMTDSELAGDEREDGELEDGEIDDEGIGIEEENKEAAEVNENKEKGKEKEREKEKDEKAYRHSRKRYKKTKEKRRSKRRRRDRQKRHSSSSSSSDSYDSDYDRPERPKNRQSYGPGRDSDLHTRDAKGSRGNSHKSPPHKSSDFDKYSDYSNDNYDYEDEEDHYDDEMSEYPHSKDSSSGLGRGRLGREQIGKRGSMRCMKQPQFGQRGRGRGSGPGRGRGMLNKNKKMKGGKPWVVRGGRGRGGEQDMEDMPPEVKNSGFQKKRLVMSKEFISQHTVEHNGRYICKYFLEGRCIKGEQCKFEHELVIPDKKKELCKFYLQGYCSKGDHCIYMHNEYPCKFFHTGAKCYQGDNCKFSHDALTDVTKELLDRIINTEEENAREDELELEDLRKQGIAPLPKPPPGVGLLPTPGQNSPDGASCEAGKKIPSIFEIKVQPTVGLAQMISLNESNYSQDPNEGNGASDETQSGAMASSGPDASSGSPGSMGYQVGGPMSEQPHHGYSMQPPVFHGNVNNPQMNMQGPPFPGGPDLQMLQSLLALPSLGQNPIELLSNLLQNQPTGQQADPGMTLIQNLQQQIGVDVQLQSLPPAVQKAIILHLTQQQQESKPQVTDSQDDKNRDDTNWYSSDDEDGSSVSSILKCLKMQQSKTTTPVSAAPSGDPRLVKERTQPSDPRVKADPRQRPTDVKNQCDASLDPRLSRDPRKQRAMESSSSRPKNHPVAKKQPTGDEDEEGERELRDRAALIPLEASSGVVLRDPRCQLKQFSHIRVDILLQRPTFAQTVVWAPEDLIPCLVPKQEHSINLPLPPLIADAQMNRSLPEHPPASSPPPTDPRLAAARLKERLTRLPSGSSADRPLDPRQQKNLDPRLKRTGSLESKLIGQKEPSVVDPRLQKTGAGSSISEKLPPYAPRLASSGGVLESPTTILGGISLYDPRSQTVQKDQVDPPKKAGILKNTIKNNTPPVQPIASSQRRASLDETKSADSASDPSQQASPAPVSSDSAVTPPAVHNLPIQALAGLIRPQYTDPRQAKLTGLGSAGAQEEAEEKEVRMKEPTQEDKEEVEDRTLKAVFKTFDPTASPFCQ
- the LOC133559098 gene encoding zinc finger CCCH domain-containing protein 6 isoform X4; translated protein: MASVSLVASLPAPVLDKNMTDSELAGDEREDGELEDGEIDDEGIGIEEENKEAAEVNENKEKGKEKEREKEKDEKAYRHSRKRYKKTKEKRRSKRRRRDRQKRHSSSSSSSDSYDSDYDRPERPKNRQSYGPGRDSDLHTRDAKGSRGNSHKSPPHKSSDFDKYSDYSNDNYDYEDEEDHYDDEMSEYPHSKDSSSGLGRGRLGREQIGKRGSMRCMKQPQFGQRGRGRGSGPGRGRGMLNKNKKMKGGKPWVEVKNSGFQKKRLVMSKEFISQHTVEHNGRYICKYFLEGRCIKGEQCKFEHELVIPDKKKELCKFYLQGYCSKGDHCIYMHNEYPCKFFHTGAKCYQGDNCKFSHDALTDVTKELLDRIINTEEENAREDELELEDLRKQGIAPLPKPPPGVGLLPTPGQNSPDGASCEAGKKIPSIFEIKVQPTVGLAQMISLNESNYSQDPNEGNGASDETQSGAMASSGPDASSGSPGSMGYQVGGPMSEQPHHGYSMQPPVFHGNVNNPQMNMQGPPFPGGPDLQMLQSLLALPSLGQNPIELLSNLLQNQPTGQQADPGMTLIQNLQQQIGVDVQLQSLPPAVQKAIILHLTQQQQESKPQVTDSQDDKNRDDTNWYSSDDEDGSSVSSILKCLKMQQSKTTTPVSAAPSGDPRLVKERTQPSDPRVKADPRQRPTDVKNQCDASLDPRLSRDPRKQRAMESSSSRPKNHPVAKKQPTGDEDEEGERELRDRAALIPLEASSGVVLRDPRCQLKQFSHIRVDILLQRPTFAQTVVWAPEDLIPCLVPKQEHSINLPLPPLIADAQMNRSLPEHPPASSPPPTDPRLAAARLKERLTRLPSGSSADRPLDPRQQKNLDPRLKRTGSLESKLIGQKEPSVVDPRLQKTGAGSSISEKLPPYAPRLASSGGVLESPTTILGGISLYDPRSQTVQKDQVDPPKKAGILKNTIKNNTPPVQPIASSQRRASLDETKSADSASDPSQQASPAPVSSDSAVTPPAVHNLPIQALAGLIRPQYTDPRQAKLTGLGSAGAQEEAEEKEVRMKEPTQEDKEEVEDRTLKAVFKTFDPTASPFCQ